The following are encoded together in the Acidovorax sp. KKS102 genome:
- a CDS encoding phosphatase PAP2 family protein, giving the protein MQAPHTATQWTRHWLYDWGGANVDLFLVIQRALPDGWIWLPETLSAFGSYWGAPAVVVLMLVWRRRQVRERSTPLDVQLCRFVIGLVFAFAGTAVLKAMFALPRPFVVLGDAVYRVHAAPDSRYTMPSGHSVYVGVLAAALWPALGRAGRVGLLVFAAAVGWSRIVLGAHFPMDVITGLALGGTCVAAAGAWVQRIARGVPMAGPRW; this is encoded by the coding sequence ATGCAAGCGCCGCACACCGCGACGCAGTGGACGAGACACTGGCTCTATGACTGGGGCGGCGCCAACGTGGACCTCTTCCTGGTCATCCAGCGCGCGCTGCCTGACGGCTGGATCTGGCTGCCCGAAACCCTAAGCGCGTTTGGCAGCTACTGGGGAGCGCCCGCCGTCGTGGTTCTGATGCTGGTTTGGCGGCGAAGGCAGGTCCGTGAACGGTCAACTCCGCTCGACGTACAGTTGTGCAGATTCGTGATTGGGTTGGTGTTTGCTTTCGCCGGCACAGCTGTTTTAAAGGCGATGTTCGCGCTGCCGCGTCCGTTCGTGGTCCTGGGAGATGCTGTCTACCGGGTCCACGCTGCGCCTGACAGCCGCTACACCATGCCCAGCGGCCACTCGGTCTATGTAGGGGTCCTGGCGGCAGCGCTTTGGCCAGCACTGGGCCGGGCGGGCAGGGTTGGCTTGCTGGTGTTCGCAGCCGCAGTAGGCTGGTCGCGCATCGTCTTGGGCGCGCATTTTCCGATGGACGTGATTACCGGCCTAGCACTGGGTGGGACATGCGTTGCGGCTGCGGGCGCATGGGTTCAACGCATCGCGCGAGGTGTGCCGATGGCAGGGCCGAGGTGGTGA
- the lspA gene encoding signal peptidase II, whose amino-acid sequence MNQPSERTQWYALAVIVFLADQSAKSYIDATTPLGWSHEVTSFFNLVHVLNPGAAFSFLAGAGGWQRWFFLAIALAVSAWLVLQLYSPLRKLEGLSYSLILGGALGNAFDRAVRGQVIDYLDFHLRGWHWPAFNIADMVIVGGAITLVLASLMSGDSPIAAKEPR is encoded by the coding sequence ATGAATCAGCCATCCGAACGAACGCAATGGTACGCACTCGCGGTCATTGTGTTTCTAGCCGATCAGTCAGCCAAGAGTTACATCGATGCGACTACCCCCTTGGGATGGTCGCATGAGGTCACGTCATTTTTTAACTTGGTCCATGTGCTCAATCCTGGTGCGGCGTTCAGCTTCCTCGCCGGCGCTGGTGGCTGGCAGCGATGGTTCTTCCTTGCGATTGCCCTCGCGGTCTCAGCCTGGCTGGTGCTGCAGCTGTACAGCCCATTGCGGAAACTGGAAGGCCTTTCATATAGCCTCATCCTGGGCGGTGCATTGGGCAACGCATTTGACCGGGCCGTGCGCGGTCAGGTCATTGACTACCTCGACTTTCACCTGCGCGGATGGCACTGGCCTGCCTTCAACATAGCCGACATGGTCATTGTTGGGGGAGCGATCACACTGGTGCTTGCGTCGCTTATGAGCGGGGACAGTCCTATCGCAGCGAAAGAGCCACGGTGA
- a CDS encoding TlpA disulfide reductase family protein — protein sequence MNSSTAPESTFTLLDGSSLTTSDLKGKVALINFWATSCTTCVAEMPMLSASHEKFRGRGYETIAVAMSYDPPAYVVNFAQTRRLPFAVAIDNTGVVAKAWGDVNVTPTTFLLNKRGVVVKRFVGKPDFAELNLLIDRLLSES from the coding sequence ATGAATTCCTCGACCGCCCCAGAAAGCACTTTCACGCTGCTGGATGGCTCGTCGCTGACCACTTCCGACCTCAAAGGAAAGGTGGCGCTGATCAACTTCTGGGCGACCAGTTGCACCACATGTGTGGCGGAGATGCCGATGCTGTCGGCCAGCCACGAAAAGTTCCGTGGCCGCGGCTACGAGACCATCGCGGTGGCCATGAGCTATGACCCCCCGGCCTACGTGGTCAACTTCGCCCAAACACGCAGGTTGCCATTCGCTGTAGCCATCGACAACACCGGCGTGGTGGCCAAGGCGTGGGGCGATGTCAATGTCACGCCTACAACGTTCCTCCTCAACAAACGAGGGGTGGTAGTGAAACGCTTTGTGGGCAAGCCGGACTTCGCTGAGCTCAATCTGCTTATCGACCGATTGCTCTCTGAAAGCTAA
- a CDS encoding TolC family protein, which yields MPNISFGVPCERLSAHQRIRPISQRIQVRNLHHLRLGALGFLLAGTGLAGNPAHALGFAEALDLAEQQSPRIAAQRLQIDAASSTQKAAGTLPDPKLSVGIENFPVSGMDRFSLTRESMTMQRLALMQEVPNRAKRDAQIASAQAKVERERAALGVQRLQIRQELSQAWIMAQAIEQRDQVLAGLLSENQRLQDSLPARIAGGMAQAGDLLMARQEALALSDRRDDLQRDRSKARAMLRRWVGARADESLQGTPGPLSRPLEQLRAEVHRHAELAQYPAMQAMALAETREAQAETKGDWSWEVAYSRRDRRWGDMVSFQVTFDLPWQQERRQAPQIKAKQLELQRLEAEQEDVTRRHLQELEDSASELAALNSQIERLQSAAMGLAQGRAELALANYQSAKGDLSAVLAARAQVRETHWRLIDLQAQRDTVIARLNSLIAD from the coding sequence ATGCCCAACATCTCCTTCGGCGTTCCCTGCGAGCGCCTGTCTGCGCACCAGCGCATTCGTCCCATCTCGCAGCGCATCCAGGTGCGCAACCTCCACCATCTGCGCCTGGGCGCTCTCGGGTTCCTGCTGGCCGGCACCGGCTTGGCTGGGAACCCGGCGCACGCCCTGGGCTTTGCCGAGGCATTGGACTTGGCGGAACAGCAAAGTCCCCGCATCGCGGCGCAGCGACTGCAGATTGACGCAGCCAGCAGCACCCAGAAGGCCGCAGGGACGTTGCCGGATCCCAAGCTGTCAGTCGGCATCGAGAACTTTCCCGTCAGCGGCATGGACCGGTTCAGCCTCACACGCGAGTCCATGACCATGCAGCGCCTTGCGCTGATGCAGGAGGTGCCCAACCGGGCCAAGCGCGATGCCCAGATCGCCAGTGCCCAGGCCAAAGTGGAACGCGAGCGCGCCGCCCTGGGCGTCCAGCGCCTGCAGATCCGGCAGGAGCTGAGCCAAGCGTGGATCATGGCCCAGGCCATTGAACAGCGCGACCAGGTGCTCGCCGGTCTACTGAGTGAGAACCAGCGCCTGCAGGACAGCCTGCCTGCCCGCATCGCGGGGGGGATGGCCCAGGCGGGAGACCTCCTGATGGCCAGGCAGGAAGCGCTTGCGCTGTCGGACCGCAGGGACGATCTGCAGCGGGATCGGTCCAAGGCCAGGGCGATGCTGCGGCGCTGGGTTGGCGCCCGGGCCGACGAATCACTGCAGGGAACTCCCGGGCCGCTGAGCCGGCCCCTGGAGCAGTTGCGCGCAGAGGTGCATCGCCATGCCGAACTGGCGCAGTACCCCGCCATGCAGGCCATGGCCTTGGCGGAAACACGCGAAGCCCAGGCAGAAACCAAGGGTGATTGGTCCTGGGAAGTCGCCTACAGCCGCCGCGACCGCCGCTGGGGCGACATGGTGTCCTTCCAGGTGACCTTTGACCTTCCCTGGCAACAGGAGCGACGCCAGGCACCCCAGATCAAGGCCAAGCAGCTGGAGCTGCAGCGCCTGGAAGCCGAGCAGGAAGACGTGACCCGCAGGCATCTGCAGGAGCTGGAGGACAGCGCCTCAGAACTGGCGGCACTGAACAGTCAGATCGAGCGGCTGCAATCGGCTGCCATGGGCTTGGCACAGGGGCGTGCCGAACTCGCGCTGGCCAATTACCAGTCTGCCAAAGGCGACTTGAGCGCCGTGCTGGCGGCAAGGGCCCAAGTGCGGGAGACGCACTGGCGGCTCATTGATTTGCAGGCACAGCGGGACACCGTAATTGCCCGCCTGAACAGCCTGATCGCCGACTGA
- a CDS encoding efflux RND transporter periplasmic adaptor subunit codes for MTNSVFKKTAVAVALVAAGIALGWGVSQWRTASSHAVGASPASTEAAKTDRKVLYWYDPMSPTQKFDKPGKSPYMDMALVPKYADEDTQESSGLSVSAQAVQALGLRTATVEQRDIGSDVDVLGTVQLNDRDVSIVQARSAGFVERVYARAPGDVVAAGAPLADLLLPEWVAAQREFLAVRALKDESLTTASRQRLSLLGMPASLVAQVERTGEPQGRYTVTFPQAGMVAELMVRQGMTVSAGASLVRVNGLASVWIEAAVPEAQSGPLQLGQDAQVRLAAFPGETLKARIVSILPEANRDTRTVRVRLELPNPAQRLKAGMSGQIALAGRTQPALLVPSEAVIRTGKRALVYVVDGPGKYHPVQVQLGAEIDDRLVVQGGLTAGQQVVASAQFLIDSEASLRGILPAQSQGSSAQPISEQGPSTSAAPASKSFTVRGVVDEVTPTELTLTHDAVPELKWPGMTMPFKLASPELATTLKPEQQVRFTFQQQGKDFVITAVERIKP; via the coding sequence ATGACAAATTCTGTTTTCAAGAAGACCGCTGTGGCCGTGGCACTGGTGGCTGCTGGCATCGCTCTCGGCTGGGGGGTCTCCCAATGGCGCACCGCAAGCAGCCACGCAGTAGGAGCCAGTCCCGCATCGACAGAAGCAGCAAAAACCGACCGCAAGGTGCTGTACTGGTACGACCCGATGTCGCCGACGCAGAAGTTCGACAAGCCAGGCAAGTCCCCCTATATGGACATGGCCTTGGTTCCTAAATATGCGGATGAGGACACTCAGGAAAGCTCCGGCCTGAGCGTCTCTGCGCAGGCAGTGCAAGCCCTCGGCCTGCGCACAGCCACGGTGGAGCAGCGCGACATTGGGTCCGATGTGGATGTGCTGGGCACGGTCCAGCTGAATGACCGGGATGTGAGCATCGTTCAGGCGCGCTCAGCTGGGTTTGTGGAACGGGTCTACGCCCGCGCCCCGGGCGACGTGGTGGCTGCAGGAGCGCCATTGGCCGATCTGTTGCTGCCAGAGTGGGTTGCTGCGCAGCGCGAGTTTCTCGCGGTCCGGGCGCTCAAGGACGAGTCGCTGACGACGGCTTCGCGCCAGCGGTTGTCACTGCTGGGTATGCCGGCCTCGCTCGTGGCCCAGGTGGAGCGCACGGGCGAACCTCAGGGCCGCTACACGGTGACCTTTCCACAGGCGGGGATGGTGGCCGAATTGATGGTGCGCCAGGGCATGACGGTCTCTGCGGGGGCCAGCCTGGTGCGCGTGAACGGTCTGGCCAGCGTCTGGATCGAAGCGGCCGTTCCCGAGGCCCAAAGCGGTCCCCTGCAACTGGGGCAGGATGCCCAGGTCCGCCTGGCCGCGTTTCCAGGCGAAACCCTCAAAGCCCGGATTGTGAGCATCCTCCCAGAAGCCAATCGGGACACCCGCACGGTGCGTGTGCGGCTGGAGCTTCCCAACCCCGCCCAGCGCCTGAAGGCGGGCATGTCCGGACAAATCGCCTTGGCGGGACGCACACAGCCAGCGCTGCTGGTGCCCAGCGAAGCGGTGATCCGCACCGGCAAGCGGGCGTTGGTCTACGTGGTGGATGGCCCCGGGAAGTACCACCCCGTCCAGGTGCAACTCGGCGCGGAAATCGATGACCGCCTCGTCGTTCAAGGCGGGCTGACCGCAGGACAACAGGTGGTCGCCTCGGCACAGTTCCTGATCGACTCGGAAGCCAGCCTGCGAGGAATCTTGCCTGCACAGTCTCAAGGCAGCAGCGCACAACCAATCAGTGAACAGGGTCCTTCGACCTCTGCTGCTCCGGCGTCCAAAAGCTTTACCGTGCGGGGAGTGGTCGATGAGGTCACACCGACTGAGCTGACTCTGACCCATGATGCCGTGCCTGAACTGAAGTGGCCTGGCATGACCATGCCCTTCAAGCTGGCGAGTCCTGAATTGGCCACGACATTGAAACCCGAGCAGCAGGTCAGGTTCACCTTCCAGCAGCAAGGCAAGGACTTCGTGATCACTGCCGTGGAAAGGATCAAGCCATGA
- a CDS encoding efflux RND transporter permease subunit produces the protein MIARLIRWSVANRLLVLLATVMLTAWGVWGVRSTPVDALPDLSDVQVIIRTSYPGQAPQIVENQVTYPLATTMLSVPGAKTVRGFSFFGDSFVYILFEDGTDLYWARSRVLEYMNQVQGRLPATAKSSLGPDATGVGWIFQYALVDRTGKNDLAQLRALQDWFLKFELKSLPNVAEVASVGGMVKQYQVVLDPIKLASQGLTQGQVREAIMNANQETGGSVLELSGAEYMVRASGYLKTLDDFRAIPLVSRAGVPVRLGDVATLQIGPEMRRGIAELDGEGEVAGGVVVLRSGKNAQETIQAVKAKLSELQSSLPQGVEIVTTYDRSALIERAIQNLTTKLVEEFIVVAVVCVLFLWHLRSALVAIISLPLGIMAAFLVMRYQGINANIMSLGGIAIAVGAMVDAAVVMIENAHKKLEAWQHKHPDQQLVGEERWKVITEAAEEVGPALFFSLLIITLSFVPVFTLEAQEGRLFGPLAFTKTYAMAAAAALSVTLIPVLMGYWIRGRIPDEQKNPITRALIVVYRPCLEWVLHRPKSTLAIAVLALATTIWPLSRLGGEFLPRLDEGDLLYMPSALPGLSAQRATELLQLSNRMIKTVPEVERVFGKAGRAETATDPAPLEMFETTVKLKPRDQWRPGMTPEGLIEELDKAVKIPGLSNIWIPPIRNRIDMLATGIKSPIGVKVTGNDLKVIDGIAAQVEQVAKGIPGVTSSLAERLTGGRYVDVRIDRTAAGRYGLNVSEIQAVVSGAIGGENISETVEGLARFPINLRYPREWRDSPERLAQLPISTPMGQQITLGTVASIAITDGPPMLKSENARPSGWVYVDVRGRDLASVANELRDAVSRQIKLEPGVSITYSGQFEYLERANARLKVVVPATLLIIFVLLYLTFSRMGEAGLIMATLPFALTGGIWFLYLMNYNLSIATGVGFIALAGVAAEFGVVMLIYLKQALAERCPDGGQPTLEELLDAIREGAVLRVRPKAMTVAVILAGLVPIVWSSGTGSEVMSRIAAPMLGGMVTAPLLSLFVIPAAYVLMRKPRKRNQPDTEAS, from the coding sequence ATGATCGCGCGCCTGATCCGCTGGTCGGTGGCGAACCGACTCCTGGTTCTGCTGGCGACCGTGATGCTCACGGCCTGGGGCGTGTGGGGCGTGCGCAGTACCCCCGTGGACGCTCTTCCCGATTTGTCGGATGTCCAGGTCATCATCCGGACCTCCTATCCAGGTCAAGCTCCGCAGATTGTGGAGAACCAGGTGACCTACCCACTGGCCACCACCATGTTGTCCGTTCCGGGCGCCAAGACGGTGCGTGGCTTCTCGTTCTTTGGCGACTCCTTCGTCTACATCCTGTTCGAGGACGGCACGGACCTGTACTGGGCGCGTTCCCGCGTGCTGGAATACATGAACCAGGTGCAGGGGCGGCTACCCGCCACGGCAAAGTCGTCGTTGGGCCCAGATGCCACCGGGGTGGGCTGGATCTTCCAGTACGCCCTGGTAGATCGCACCGGCAAAAACGACCTGGCCCAGCTTCGCGCCTTGCAGGACTGGTTCCTGAAGTTCGAACTCAAGAGCTTACCCAACGTGGCCGAGGTGGCATCGGTCGGGGGCATGGTCAAGCAGTACCAGGTCGTGCTCGACCCCATCAAGCTTGCGTCCCAAGGCCTCACTCAGGGGCAGGTGCGCGAGGCCATCATGAATGCCAACCAGGAAACGGGTGGATCGGTGCTGGAACTGTCCGGCGCCGAGTACATGGTGCGCGCCAGCGGCTATCTCAAGACGCTGGACGACTTCCGCGCCATCCCGTTGGTGTCGCGCGCAGGGGTGCCTGTGCGCCTGGGTGATGTCGCAACGCTCCAGATCGGGCCGGAAATGCGGCGCGGCATCGCTGAACTCGACGGCGAGGGGGAAGTGGCTGGAGGCGTGGTCGTGCTGCGATCTGGCAAGAACGCCCAGGAAACGATCCAGGCCGTCAAGGCCAAACTCAGCGAGCTGCAAAGCAGCCTGCCCCAGGGCGTGGAGATCGTGACCACCTACGACCGCAGCGCACTCATTGAGCGGGCGATCCAGAACCTCACCACCAAACTCGTGGAAGAGTTCATCGTGGTGGCCGTGGTGTGCGTACTGTTCCTGTGGCATTTGCGCTCTGCGCTGGTCGCCATCATTTCTCTGCCTCTGGGGATCATGGCTGCGTTTCTGGTGATGCGCTACCAGGGCATCAACGCCAACATCATGTCCCTGGGCGGCATTGCCATTGCTGTGGGCGCCATGGTGGACGCAGCCGTGGTGATGATCGAGAACGCCCACAAGAAGCTGGAGGCCTGGCAGCACAAGCATCCCGACCAGCAGTTGGTCGGTGAAGAGCGCTGGAAAGTGATCACCGAAGCTGCCGAGGAAGTTGGGCCTGCGCTTTTCTTCTCGCTGCTCATCATCACGTTGTCCTTTGTGCCCGTTTTTACGCTGGAAGCACAGGAAGGCCGCTTGTTTGGACCGCTGGCGTTCACGAAGACCTACGCGATGGCCGCAGCTGCGGCACTCTCGGTCACGCTGATCCCGGTCCTCATGGGCTACTGGATCCGGGGGCGTATCCCTGACGAGCAGAAAAACCCCATCACGCGTGCGCTGATCGTCGTGTACCGACCTTGCCTGGAGTGGGTCTTGCATCGTCCCAAATCCACCTTGGCTATCGCCGTGCTGGCGCTGGCGACCACGATTTGGCCGCTCTCCCGGCTAGGCGGCGAGTTCTTACCCAGGCTGGACGAAGGCGATCTGCTGTACATGCCTTCGGCGCTCCCGGGCCTTTCGGCACAGCGGGCCACCGAACTGCTGCAACTGAGCAACCGCATGATCAAGACGGTTCCCGAGGTTGAGCGCGTCTTTGGCAAGGCGGGCCGGGCCGAGACCGCCACCGATCCAGCGCCTCTGGAAATGTTCGAGACCACGGTGAAGCTCAAGCCCAGAGACCAATGGCGTCCAGGAATGACGCCCGAGGGTCTGATCGAGGAGCTGGACAAGGCCGTCAAGATTCCTGGCCTGTCCAACATCTGGATTCCACCCATCCGCAACCGGATTGACATGCTGGCCACCGGCATCAAGAGTCCCATCGGGGTCAAGGTGACCGGCAACGACCTGAAGGTGATCGACGGGATCGCTGCCCAAGTCGAGCAGGTCGCCAAGGGCATTCCGGGAGTGACTTCGTCACTGGCCGAGCGCCTGACCGGGGGGCGCTATGTCGATGTCCGCATCGACCGCACAGCCGCAGGGCGCTACGGACTGAACGTGAGCGAAATCCAGGCCGTAGTCTCCGGGGCCATTGGCGGTGAAAACATCTCGGAAACGGTCGAGGGCTTGGCCCGCTTCCCGATCAACCTGCGCTATCCGCGTGAGTGGAGAGACTCGCCCGAACGCTTGGCCCAATTGCCCATCTCCACCCCCATGGGGCAGCAGATCACGCTGGGTACGGTGGCCAGCATCGCCATCACCGATGGGCCACCCATGCTCAAGAGCGAGAACGCCCGCCCATCGGGCTGGGTGTATGTCGATGTGCGGGGTCGCGATCTGGCTTCCGTGGCCAATGAGCTGCGCGATGCCGTGAGCCGACAGATCAAGCTGGAGCCCGGGGTCAGCATCACGTACTCAGGCCAGTTCGAGTACCTGGAGCGGGCCAATGCCCGCCTTAAGGTAGTCGTGCCCGCCACCTTGCTGATCATCTTCGTGTTGTTGTACTTGACCTTCTCACGCATGGGGGAGGCAGGACTGATCATGGCGACACTGCCGTTCGCGTTGACCGGGGGCATCTGGTTCCTGTACCTGATGAACTACAACTTGTCCATCGCAACGGGCGTTGGCTTCATTGCCCTGGCAGGGGTGGCAGCAGAGTTTGGGGTGGTCATGCTCATCTACCTCAAGCAGGCGCTGGCAGAGAGATGTCCAGACGGCGGGCAACCTACGCTGGAGGAGCTTCTGGACGCCATTCGGGAAGGTGCCGTGCTACGCGTCCGGCCCAAGGCGATGACCGTGGCTGTCATCCTTGCAGGCCTGGTGCCCATCGTGTGGAGCAGCGGGACAGGCTCGGAGGTCATGAGCCGCATCGCGGCCCCTATGCTGGGCGGTATGGTGACAGCGCCGCTGCTGTCCTTGTTTGTGATTCCTGCGGCCTATGTGCTGATGAGAAAGCCGAGAAAACGCAATCAGCCTGACACTGAGGCTTCGTGA
- a CDS encoding YkvA family protein, with amino-acid sequence MSIGILLKTWAKRVKRDGVTLWFAGKHPRTPWHAKILGVFVVAYALSPIDLIPDFIPVLGYVDDILLLPALIWLTVKLLPPDVLAECRVQADAWIRAKGAKPRSQFGMVLVVMVWLSVATAACLWLKLYL; translated from the coding sequence ATGAGTATCGGGATCCTATTGAAGACCTGGGCCAAGCGGGTCAAGCGCGACGGCGTGACGCTTTGGTTTGCGGGCAAGCATCCCCGCACACCCTGGCATGCGAAGATTCTGGGAGTCTTTGTAGTTGCTTACGCACTGAGTCCCATCGACCTGATCCCGGATTTCATCCCCGTATTGGGTTACGTTGACGACATACTTTTGTTGCCAGCATTGATCTGGCTGACCGTGAAGCTACTGCCACCGGATGTCCTTGCGGAATGCCGCGTCCAGGCGGATGCTTGGATACGAGCTAAGGGTGCCAAACCCAGAAGTCAGTTTGGGATGGTGCTCGTCGTGATGGTGTGGTTGAGCGTAGCTACAGCGGCATGCTTGTGGCTCAAGCTGTATCTATAG
- the dmeF gene encoding CDF family Co(II)/Ni(II) efflux transporter DmeF — protein sequence MSFATPTAVAESAHDHFFLGSDHERNERKVWLVIALTASMMLVEIIAGTLYGSMALVADGWHMSTHAGAMLITALAYRFARKHVRNRRFTFGTGKLGDLAGFASAVILALIALLIAYESVVRLTQPIPIDFNQAIVVAAVGLVINVVCAWLLKDDHAHHGHHHGHHQHDSERGDNCGHDDHHAPGMSRDNNLRAAYIHVLADALTSVLAIVALLVGSSYGWLWADPLMGVVGALVIARWSWGLIRDSGSVLLDASAEGEEVQLEIREAMAPTGSKVTDLHVWQVGPGHFAAIVSLTAPEPKEPSHYKALMAQIHELSHVTVEIQRQVT from the coding sequence ATGAGCTTTGCAACACCCACTGCAGTCGCCGAGTCAGCACACGACCATTTCTTTCTGGGCTCCGACCACGAGCGCAACGAGCGCAAAGTGTGGCTGGTCATTGCCCTCACGGCCAGCATGATGCTGGTTGAGATCATTGCGGGCACGCTCTACGGCTCAATGGCGCTGGTGGCCGACGGCTGGCACATGTCCACCCATGCAGGCGCTATGCTGATCACCGCATTGGCTTATCGCTTCGCACGCAAGCACGTGCGCAATCGGCGCTTTACGTTCGGCACGGGCAAACTCGGCGACCTGGCTGGCTTTGCGAGCGCAGTCATCCTGGCGTTGATTGCCCTGCTTATCGCTTACGAAAGCGTGGTCCGGCTGACCCAGCCGATCCCTATCGATTTCAACCAAGCGATCGTCGTGGCCGCCGTGGGTTTGGTCATCAACGTAGTCTGCGCCTGGCTGCTGAAAGACGATCACGCGCACCACGGTCACCACCACGGCCATCATCAACATGACTCTGAGCGCGGCGACAACTGCGGCCACGATGACCACCATGCGCCGGGCATGAGCCGCGACAACAATCTGCGCGCTGCGTACATCCACGTCTTGGCGGATGCGCTTACCTCGGTGCTGGCCATCGTCGCGCTGCTGGTCGGCAGCAGTTACGGGTGGCTGTGGGCTGACCCTCTCATGGGCGTGGTAGGCGCGCTGGTGATAGCCCGCTGGTCCTGGGGTCTGATCCGCGACTCTGGTAGTGTTTTGCTGGATGCCTCAGCCGAAGGAGAGGAAGTGCAGCTGGAGATCCGGGAGGCGATGGCGCCAACAGGAAGCAAGGTTACCGATCTGCACGTGTGGCAGGTCGGGCCGGGTCACTTCGCGGCCATTGTCTCGCTGACAGCACCGGAGCCGAAAGAGCCTTCGCACTACAAAGCGCTGATGGCGCAAATTCACGAGCTTTCGCATGTCACGGTAGAGATTCAGCGGCAGGTCACATGA
- a CDS encoding metal/formaldehyde-sensitive transcriptional repressor, with translation MSHTSREKSKLIARVRRIKGQIEGIERALDSDAPCVEVLRQIASVRGAVSGLTAEVMEDHLREHVLAPSDDTERHRGGEQMIEVIRAYMK, from the coding sequence ATGTCCCATACCTCTCGTGAAAAATCCAAATTGATCGCGCGTGTCCGCCGTATCAAGGGTCAGATCGAAGGAATCGAGCGCGCCCTAGATTCAGATGCACCCTGTGTCGAAGTGCTGCGTCAGATCGCGTCCGTGCGGGGTGCAGTCAGCGGCTTGACCGCCGAGGTGATGGAAGACCACCTGCGTGAGCACGTGCTGGCGCCGTCGGACGACACGGAGCGCCACCGGGGCGGTGAGCAAATGATTGAGGTCATCCGGGCTTACATGAAATGA